In the Telopea speciosissima isolate NSW1024214 ecotype Mountain lineage chromosome 6, Tspe_v1, whole genome shotgun sequence genome, GGATTCACCCAAGAGATTAATCATGCAAAACCAGAAGAGCCTGTGAAGACCTTTCTGACTTTTTGTTTCTTGAACGACAATTTTGTTGGTCAAAAGGAATTTATAAGCTCCTGCAGAAATATCAGACACCATACCATGATGGTATAAAGGAGGGGAGTTGTGGTTATATAATGTCACCAACTCCCTTTGATCTCTTATACAAAAGCCATAGTTCACATACAACAAAGTGCCAGGGCTGAAGGATCATCTCGGCACCTTAGCACTTTCATTACAACTAGCTAACCAAATAAGcaacaaaattatgaaaatcCCACCTAAAACAGCACATTGTCAGTGCCAGCCCTTCACTAAAAACCTCTAGCTCATCCTATATACATATCACATTGACGCAAAAAGAGATTACCTCAACCTGCTCCTCAAGTCAGTCATCTTCAACTGAAAGTTGGTTCCAAGCTGGTAGCTCATTGTTGCATCCTCTTAgtgaaaagggaaagagaaatgcaggaaagaagaaaggtagTAACAACATAAAAGAAAAGGCTGTGACAGAAAATTTCGCTTGACAATATTCCATTGTCCCTTCACTTGCTCTCCCTAATTTGTTATATTTGTTGTCAATTTGGACTAGGAGCGTGATGGTGAGTGGCGCATTAAGTGTCACACGATTGGCATTGGTATATCATCATTGCTGTTGTGATGCATTCGCTTTTGGACAGCCTTCACAGCTGCAACTCGTGCTGCATTGGCTGCTTTATTGGCGGCCGCTACAGCCTTGTTCACCCTGTCGTCAACTCTCGCAACATCATATGCTTTCTCTGCTGCTCGTCGTGCTTCCTGGAGAgcaaatccaataaaaaagttataatcaatttaaaaaaaattttcatggtCCAGCTTTCCAGTTTTCACCAGAGTTGTCACCATAGTTGTCAATAGCATCTAgacgacccaaggcgttggagggagCCTAGACAGAAGGTGGCACCAACAAGTcgaccaaggcacctggacacctaggcaacaccttgacaactatggttttcACATTTCCAAGTGTCATGGTAGAAAAAACAATTACCATTCCCTCTGATTGGGCTGACCAACGGCAATGATATGGGGGATTatgataacaaaaataaaatttgccaACAATTTGATGGTCGATGGCATTATTTTCAGAATGAGATGAATGTTTAACTGAAAAATCAGCACATGAAGGACAATCACGGATTGACTCGCATCTTGCCAACCCAATCTCTGCCAAGTGCCAGCAGACTCAACCAGCACAAGGATTAGTCGCCAGGTGGTCAAATCTTGATCCAGTTTTATTCCAAAATTGGTCCCCAAGCTACCTGATCCACCAAGGAGATTCTCAAGGTAACCAAGATGGACAAGTCCAGGTACCACAATAATTTTTAATACCTAAGAACTCATGATCATCCATCCAACAATGTGATTGCAAGATACGGCTTGGGTGGATTGGAACTGTGTTTATATTAAACAAGAACATCTGATTTTGCGTAACACTCAAAAAGGAGGGATCATGTTTACAAGGGGTGGTAAGTGGATTTACCTGGACAGCATTCAATACTTTGGAATGGTTCACAGCAATGGGAGATCCAGGGTGTGTGTTCTGTGTGCTTGGAATATCGAGAACACCATTTTGCCAGTGTCCAGATTGCGTCTCTCCATTCCTGAATGTATACATTCCAAGACCTTGTCTCCTTCCCTCATGCCAGGCTCCTTCATACCGATGGCCATTTGCAAAACGGTAGACACCAAACCCATGCATCTTGTCCGCAAAATATTCTCCCGCATAGGTGTCTCCATTTCTGCAATCAATACATCAGAGTTGGTATTAGAGAGCACAAGCAAAGAGACACCACATCCAATCTTACATAACAGAAGTTTCATTGTAATGTTCATTTTCGAAATCTATGGAAGAAGATGCCATTTTGTTGGTTCCACTACCTGTAAAGAGATTTGAACTAAAACCATCAAAGTAAGTGTACGTCAATTTAGAAAACCAAAGACCATGTGAAACATTGCATTCATTTTATCATGTGTATTAGCAACACACATACTTGCATTGCTAGAGGGAACTTCTGGACTATATATATATCCTACTAAGCACATTTATATTGTAGCATCATCACAATGGACCTAAATAAATTAAGCAGAAAAATCATTCACCGGCTCCTAAAATTTTAACATACAGAACCACTATTGGATCTTTCACTATTTTGTTCTGTCTATTTGCTGATTTTATTAGCCAAGAAGTTCACATAGAAGACAAAATCCTACTTTGTGAAGGATCAAGAAGAAAACACTATGGTTTTCCATTATCACATCCCATTCTTCCACGCAAGAACTTGAGATCTTCAGAGAGGAACCACGTGGCtgatgttctttttctttttaccaaCTACAAAAGTTCTTGATGACCCTTCTTCCTGGATGTCGAACAGGATGCATTTGTACAATTACCTAAGTCTTTAACATGATTTGTCTTTCCCACGggggattttttttgtttttttggtgttgGGTTGGGGGGGGTTTGTTCCAGAAGGGAAAAATGTTGAATCCCAAAGAGTGGTTCTTAACAAGGTACAAACAGTTAATCCCTTTGACATCTACTAGGCATTGTCAGCATGAAGAGCATCAAGAATTTATTTGGAATAGGGCAGCTACAAAGGGCAAAATTCATCATACAGGATTGTAAAAACTTTCTAAAATAAGATCTGTTGTCCAATTAGGTCCTTAGACATTTCAATTCAGCAGTCTATGGACAAGTAGCCATGGAGAGTCATAAATTTTGCCTTTGTCCTAAATGAGACCTAGAGAGACTAAAACATTTTCCAAGTTATGGGCTTGAATACATCTGTAGTTATGAGTTGATAAAAGGCATTTGTTCTGGCCAAATGCTTAGGGTAGTTGTCCGGAGCTTatcaatttcaaaatattattttgagtttttgaaGGCCCAGccaaataaatatattaacTTTATATATGCTTTACCACTAGCTATTAAACTATACCAGAGCCCCACAGCCTTTTTTTAAATAGATGCCAAATGGGCCCAGTGCCTGTAATGTATAACTAGAGTTATCTTGGAGGGCACTAAGCACCTCAAGAAAGGGATAAGATGGAAAGCGGGGTTGGGTTGAACAATAATTATGCAATGACCATATCTGTCCAAAACTTTGAACTTTGGAACTTCTTCTCAAAATCCAAGGGGGACTAAAAAACCTTAGTCTAATGTCTAATAGATACAGAAACCAGGTCATGTAACAAACAGATTAATTCGGCTGTTTTCCAAAGATGAACAAGTGAAAGGTAATAGGCATCCCCTTAAGGAATTCTAATTCTGACCACATGATGATCAGGAATTGGTATATGTTGGTCAAGTAGCAGTCAAATCAGTTTAATACTTCTCTTCATATAACTCTGTTCGAAAGGAATTGTACCAGGGAAGCAGTTCAACCTTTCCATCACCATAGTGGCTGATATTCAGGAATTGAATCAAAGGGACCCTATAACTCAGCGGTATAGTAACGCCAAAGTATAACCTATAGTTTTGTCTATTGGCATTTGTTGATTATTTCTTcaatataattataattatatgaGACGTCATCCCACTTATTCGGAGGATGATTATGCCACTACAGACTATACTTTTACTCATTTCATAATTCAATATTTTTGGTCCTAGGACATAGATAGGATATCTACCTGATTCCAGTTAGGAATCACTAAATATTCCTACTTTGTATATTATTCCAATcaatcaaaaaaagaaacagtAAGTGGATCTGACCCATTGAATCATGGTTGTTGACTTGTTTCTGCTATTCTgataataaatattaaaatttgCAGACATGTAGTGGGGgatcatttaaaaattttaatttccttgGACTACACAAGAATTTGTTCATATTTCCGATTGAACCTCTTGTTCCTGAAAATTCCATAGAAATCTTGTACCTGAGGAAGCACTTAAATTTTCATGCATTAGTCATACTTCTTCAGTTCAGAGACTTTCCTGATAAGATGTGATTCTGTAgaattattttcatatattgCTGTCAAATGTGATAGAAATAGCCAATCAGCAGGAACAAAAGCACAAGCGGATGGCAGAATAGATTTTCTCTGTGCAGGTTCGGAAAGTGCACAAGAAGAACACACTTTCAGGATTtacagccccccccccccccctcccttcccctGGCTAACTTATGGAAAacccagagagagagaacagtAGGCGATAAAAAACAAGGCAGAATCTTAAATTCCAGAAAATGCACAACAAACATCACGCGAGAACTCAGAGTCAGATGGCAGATGAACGAGAAAACATTGTATGCACTAAATTAATTGCGATGTTACAATATTGTAGTGCTGGGGTAGTAGGTGAGGGAGTCGCCATTTGAAACCATAGTAGCAGGTTGCTGCAGCGACCAAAAGTGGGTTTTTATGTTGGGTGTAGCAGTTGAAGGTGAAGCTCTTCAGTACGGTTCTGTCAGCAAAGAGTTTAGACTCGAGACATATGGTTCACAAACATGAAGCTCAGTCTATTTTGGTGAAGGTTGAGGAACTTAATGCTCCTGACTGGAAGGTGGAAGTGATAATTGAAGATCTGGAGGAAAATGAATCTTTTGCCAGCTTTCGGTTCTCATTAGTTAGGAGCAGACAATTAGGCACACATGAATTACTGAAGGCTCCTCTGTTACAATTATACAATCAAATCTTCATCTTTAATGCTGACCTAATATGTGAAAACCagattaaaaataaatcaaataaaaattcaaaacatcACATCCAACAACATCTTTATTTCAATTTTACGAAATACATATAACAAGGTACTAtaaatgatgaagaagaataaagCAAAGACCACAAAGAACCGCAATGCAAACTCAACTAAATGAAAGGGAGGTCTTCAAATGCTAAACTACGCCAAGCTTTAAATTTCCAATAATTGTAAACAGAATGGACAAATCTATCCAAAGATTTTGCCAACCAAAACTTCACATATCATggcaagcccaaaaaaatacaaattcaaTCACAAGGATATAAAATCAAAAACTATATTAAACAACCAAAGAGggtgtcccagtgcacgaggctcccgctattgCAGAGTCTGAAAGGGCCAAATTTATCAGCATTAACCCCACTTCGCGGAGAGGTTTTACCCATGTTAAACAAGCAAACAGCTTGCAATAATTGGAATTAACTTCGAAAATCCTGAATAACATCAACCATTTACCTGACACTCCACAGAACAATTATTCAAGCACCAAAATAGACTAGATACAATGAACCCCAAATATAGACTAATAAATAGAGGAATCCAAAGGGCcattattaaaagaaagaaaagtaaaatcTTTTTCTACCTGAAATGGTAGTGGCCAAGGCCATGCTTAACACCCCACTTGAATTCTCCAACATACCGACTTCCATCCTCGCAGGTATGAACTCCACACCCATGACTCTGCCCGTTTGACCATTCTCCTGCATAAACATCACCAGTGTAGAACCTATACACTCCATAGCCATGCCTAAGGCCCTGCCTGTACTGGCCTCGATATCGACTCCCTCTCGCCCAAGTCTCCACACCATATCCATCATACTTCTCGTCGACCCAGTCACCCTCGTACCTCCCACTCATGTAATAGTAATAAACACCACTGCCAGAGCACTTACCCTTATGAAATTCACCCTCATAGACATCTCCATTACTGTATACCTGAACCGCGCAACCCGAATCGACCCTTCTCTCAGATTTCTGCTTCGACCCAATTGACCAAAGAACCGGCGCAGGAGGGCGAGAAGCAGCGGAAAAGGATAGCTTCAGAGGGAATGAGCGGGCCAGGAGTAGACGGATTGAGGGCAGGCGAGGAAGGGCGAGGTtaatggagagaagaagagcGGCAGAGAAAGCGAGAGCAGAAAGGAAGTCGAGGAGGAATGAACGGCGAGGgttgaaaaggaagaaatagaaagagggtaAGGAAAAGAGGATGAGGAGGCGGAGGTGGACGCGGATGCGGCGGACGTGACGGAGGTGGCGGAGGAGGCGGAAGGCAGCAGCCCTGGTGGCCAATGATATCTGCAGCGGAGAGGGACAGGGTGAAGCCGGCGAAGACGAAGAATTCGAAGGAGAATAAGGTGATTGGTGgagatggttgttgttgttgtggtggTGAAGGGAAGATAAGGTGGGTGAGTGGGAGAGGGTGGAAGAAGGGGTGTGGTTCATAATGGGTCTCTTATGGGCAGTAGAGAGAAGGGTCTTGGTTGATGGGTTTGTGATCGCATTGTGGtgggtttgattttgatgggtTACAGATGATGTTGTGGTGTTGATTGCAGTAGTCGGTGATTGAGATTGTGAGGGTGGAGTTGCTGATGTTGGTGAAGATTGAGGGTTGTATAATGGggatgaagatgaggaagagaaagataaaGGGTTTGAGATTtggatttgaagaaggcttAAGGGTTGAGGGAAGGAATTGGATTGGGTGGTGTGGAATTGATGATGGATGTGCTTCTGGTGGATTGGGAGGAGAGGCGGTGTTGGATTGAAATCGGAAGAGATACCGCTGCTTTCTGTTCCGATCTGAACTTCGGATTTCTTCTGATGCATTACATATATGCTATGATGAATGATGAATGAtgaatcaaaaaaagaaaaaaaaaaaatcgcacCCTTTCTTGTTTACTTTGctttgcttctcttcttcttcttcttcttcaatgaaggTTCCTGAAGAGTAAGGTTTGCCTCAGATTCTTCTGCGTTTATCCTGTGTGTCTACGGCAATCTAggttttctccctctctctatctctctctcgctattTTTCTGTGATCATTTCTGGTCTCGGTGTGACGTTGGTTTTTGCAGGAAGGGATATGGGGTTGAATTCGTTTTTGGGATAGAGAAAATGCGAATCCACAAATGACCTTGGATTCGTTTGTAAATACAGGAAATGCCACTCTTTGTTATTACTATCAAATTAAATTAACATAAACACCCTTTAATcacttttcaaattttcaaattgtgTACCAACCCCATCGCCTTCAACCCAAAAGGCCTGGACCATGGGGTTTTCTCTTGGAAGGCAATACATCTTTGTTAATTGGGACCAGGGTTTCAAAAATCCGTGAATCGGATTGCGAATCGATCAATTCATATCAGAATCAGcaccatggttcgtgatctcggtatcAGTTGGATCGGATCAGATCGATCGATACGGATCAAGATTGtccaaactcgggcaaatatgacacttttgtccctattttcttataataaaaaactaaaattttttttttacatttttacccctattcGTACAACTGGATCTGATCGGTATCAAGATCAATCTCAagcgatccgatccgatccagccaaAATCGACTGATccaatccgatacctcaaaccatgatcaaCACTGATCAATcgattttgattgatttgaatCGGGGAATCAACATTGATCAGATGATGATTCCATTATTTAAAACCTTGATTgggaccaagttttcctccattgaAGAGGGTGAACTCCTTCATCGATGGCCATCATTGCTCTTGATTCTTGAATGGatatcaaagaatcatgaagaatatttcaaaccttcttggtgtttcttggaaaaggaaatctttctttttattaattaaGAAGAAATCGAAGCATCCAAAATCATATTTCCCTAGACTATGACTGATCTAAATTATATTAATCTGAGATAACTTTTTgattatctttttttctttaatttctgtCCCACCATGGTAAAATAAATCTTTTATATTATCCACCTACTTTTGTCTTGTAGTAAGGGTAATGTAGCAACTTCAACCATTAGATGAATTAATAGGGAATAATTTGAATTGACCACTTGTTAAATTTTAGTATCGATTTCAATCATATATCCCCATTTTTTATTCTATATAAATGTCCATTTGTTTTCAACCATTTGTCAAATAATTTTTAGGTTCTCTAGTTGCCAACAAAATTCAGATCTTTTCAAGAGGGAATTGtttaaatgacacctctatagatATATTTAAAACTTGtcacttttttttaattgcccTTGCTTTATTCCTGTAAGTTCTTTCAGCAAtgaggattttcaaaaaataatttgaaaatgattaTGTCATTATAAAAAACCAACGTATGTTTTTTCGAGtatatatgtgaaatgacaggttTTActctaattgaaaaaaaaaaaaaaaaaaaaaaaaaaaagaagatgttACCCTAAAAGGACAAAAGAGTAATTAAGAAAAGTGTTTGATGAATCACTCATGACTCAACCCTAGGTCATAGTTTCTATTTGATTGAGTAGTCCTAAATAGTATTTTTGACTTATTGAACCATTCAAGTTTAGGGTTAAGCATTGACTATTTGCTTCTAGGACCCCTTTTCATTAATAAATGTCTATCAGATTTaagaagaatagagaaaatCTGATGGGAGATCACCTGCCCAGAGCCCATCCTCATTGAATCATTGTTAACTTTAATTGATGTCCATCAAAAGCAAAGCAAAAAACTTGAATGGTAAAGGAATTAGTCAATTAGAGGTTGTTATTGTAATTTCAATAAAACTAAATAGTAAAGAGTCAAATCTCAAAActtattttatgtgaaaaaagAAGTATTATTGTAATTTGGAGTATTAAGGGAGGGTATTTGAAAAAGCTTGACCCTTGTCCCTGGGCGGTTCCATTGCTTCAAAAACTCTACGCCTCTTCTCACTTCACTTGCGGGATACGACAGACGACCCGTTCAATAATGGTTCTCAGACTCTCAGATTACTAACCTTAAACCTACTTTTCCACGTGTCTGTATTGAATAGTGACACGTGGAACTGAGTGACCCGGGATGGGTAACCCATACGAAACGGGGCTTGTAACTTCCTTTTCCATAAATTAAAGGAAAAGGGACGCTTTCGTGACAAAAATTTCGGAAACACCACTCTTTAGTTTTCAAGTTTAATTTGTAGAATAATTACGGTAGATTTGTAAATTTGGGGAATCTGGATGGCATTTGTTCTCCTCTGTGATCAGGGAAATTATCTAAAGTTGAAATTAGTGGTTAATTAATTATTAGgaagaaagaatgctacctgggcgCATGCGTTGTCCTTGCGTCATACATAAAGATGGGCAAATGAATGCTACAACCCCATGAAAAGACAGAATTTTTTGGGAGAGCAACGGTCATTTCACCTGCCCCTCTATTAGGCCGCAAGGGCAGTGTACCACATGCACCCAAGTAGCATTCTCCTTCCCTAAATATTATTTAATAGGAGGTTACCTTGTTTAGTGTAAAGGAAATTGCTATTTACATAACCCCAATGAAGGAATCATAGATTCCTTCATGAACAAGCATTTTGAATCACTCGGAAGGTTGATTTGTTCTAAGGATGGCTGAGATGCCATCCTTTGACTTAATTTTATGTCAAGTTTGGGATTTAGCCTATACCatgtaatgaatttttttttaaatttttttatcttgATAGAAATATTGAATTTTTACTTTAATATTTTATGGAAGAGGGTTTCCTATAAGGACAATCGTAAGAAGGAATCTGCACGCTACATCAATGAGGATTTAGAAAATAGTATCATCCATGTGGGGTCCGTATAAAAGAATTTGTACAAGGGTAAGATAgtaatctttttccctatatctatttttattatatttattatgGCAAAAGGTTCTGTGCACAACTATACATCATGCACAGTCCTATCCCCCTCTCTCACAATACATTGCTCTCATCTGAAGCACTGCGGTGAATGGATTCACTGTATCTCAAGGAAAACtcggtcttttttttttttttttttttctaattgttAAAGGAATTAATGAAAATATTAATACttaaaagattacataaatTTCATGATGCAGCAATTGTGATGGAACATTCCTTACATTGTAATGAGACTTAAAAATCTATGACAAATATTTAAGTAAAATCAATGTCTCTAATTGTTTATAAGCAAATCTGATTTGATTTCTAATAAACTACCAAATCCCATGCTGCCTACACTGTAAATTTACTCATAAAACATTATAGGTAAAAATCTAGTAATATCTTGCAGAATATGGATTAAAATGAATGGCACCAAGATATAATTAGGTGAAAAATCTGAAGTAATAAGTCATTGCAAAATGTGTTTTGGGATGAGGGAGTTTGTTGTGCGACTCTAGCTTCTTCTTAACTACAAATAAATGACAATTTCTTTGACTTGAAACTAaacaggggggagggggaggggtggaTCTAATACCTCTTATAGCTATATTTTGCATAGTCACAATATTCTTTGTTTGGTTACGAGGAAAAACTTAAAGGGAaaggaattgaaaattttttaactttaaaaaaaaaattggtaatcATTATCTAACATTATTGTATAAAGTTTACGAAAAATTAGGGAGAGAAGAGCgagtagagagagaaagaggtgcCAAAAAGAGCAAAGTGGGGAGATGCAAGGGCAAGGGAGGGGGGGAGATATGTGAAGCCGGTGGTCAGCCATTGTGGGAGACAATGAGGAAGCCCGACAATATTCCACTCCTTCGGGGCGGCTGCTGGATCTGTTCTTCTTTGGCTGAAATACCaaaggaagaggaggtggaatcattgtcccctccaattcgcgggcacTCCAATTCTTCTagttcctcacatgggggtgaaaatgaccatcctatctCCTGTCTGAAAACactacccaaggtggggtccacccctctATAAGAGGAATTGGAGAAATTGGAGGTACCCGCAAattagaggtgataattattcgaggaggaggaggaggaggaggaggtgaggggggtggagtttcttgaagtaagagtatgggcaaagttgaaaatataaaaaaaaaaaattgtggcCCAAGCATAGTTTTTGAAACTTTGAGGTACCTTAATGTAATTTAAGCTTAAAGAATATCATAGAAGGTCATACAACTGAAATGGACAGAGATTGTGTGGGCAAGACAAAgatgttttttttaaggaatGTACCCTAGTCGGCCACATCATTGGTTCATTTTAAGGATTGAAATATGAAAAGGTCTAAGGTGGCCCACCTAGCTAGGACAGCCTTATATTTTTGTGcttgtttgtgtttgtgtttgtgttttggatgaggggatagggttagggttttatttaattaaatacgAAGGAAAACCTTTTGCTTGTTCCCGAAAAAAGCagataaataattaataagcatatCACCCCAATCTCTCCCACCTCACCGATACATGAACTATTAAAAATATAAACATCTAACCAGCAATAGATACCCATTAAGGAAAGGGGGAATGCTTTCTGAGCCAATGGTGTAGGCTGTGCTTAGACACATAGGGTGGGCGAAATAACCATCCTGCCCTCTGAATGGCaggtccatgtgtctgggcacaggttACGCTgtgacacagagaacatcaacccattAAAGAAATCACAAAGATATTAGAAAGAAATGCTAACTCATGTAATTAAGTCAAGGATTAAGTTAAGTGTAAATCATGATATATCTGTTTTTTTGGAAGATGGCTTGGTAATATTGGATTTTAGTTATCATTAAGGTGAGACAATCATCTTATTAGCAACATAAATGGTTGGCCCTCATGTTCATAATCCTTTTCCCTTGGTCAATGAGATTCATGATTTAGATTAATTTCCTTCTAAATCATCTTTAATTAAGTGTAACAATATGTCAAGAACaataagggagaatattctacAATTCTacttctccctcttcctttctctctgtGATGCATCACGTGCCAACCACTAAACTCTGCAAATCTTCAAAAAGCCATTTCTTAAAGCAAAAGATGCTTTGGACCACATTAAAATTCTGCAACTAAACTGATATTATATCTCAACTTGTGAGTTTAATGGTGTACTTATACGAGGTTAGGATGCTTTTGGACCCACATAACACTTCTAATCCGGAGGTTAATCTGATCCAATGGATTTTGATTGCAAATGGAAATGAGATCAATCTCAGTAATGAATCATTATCTTAATTTCAAAGTAACCACTTAAGAATAGTAAAGTTAAGAagcttttgtgttttttttttacctctaCCCTTTAGCTATGAAATGGAGCTTTTAGtggtacttttttttctttttttctttttttccggTCTGAAATTAAAGTGATCGATGAGGGCCATGACAAGGATTCAAGTCAGCTTTTCAAAAGATAGAACTTTTAGTGGTACAATTCCTTTGGTTTCTAATGATCAATTGGTAGATCAATCAGCATCACATTTAGGTCCCCCTCGATCTCCAATTAATTatatacaaataaataaattaaaatttgaatttgttgTGAAGATATTAACAAAAATCTGTCATGACTTTAGTTAATATCGGGTCCTTAATGGACAATCGGTTCTAGAACCGTTGGGAGACCCGGACCAATAGTATATCATTAGGACCACATTCGTCCCAATAAGATATTGGGTGGTCCGGTTCCGGTTCCTGTCAGTCTAGATCGGTTCCGATTTCTGGTTctgattctaaattgacaccctaaATTAAGTTTGACATTTATATGTATACAAAATTACAGGGAAAATATGGTTTTAATGAGTTTCAGGTTGGTATCGGGTTATATcggtttgatttcgattttgGTCTGATTTTTTCACCCAGTTTCGGTTTTCAATTTGGTGTAGTTTAGTTTCATGTGTGCAATTCACTAGCCCAAAGCCCATCCAATAAGGATCAGTTCGATTTGGTTTGAGCTATATTGGTCGGTTCATATTGGTTTCACCTATTCGGACTATGTTTTAACACCCCTAATTAGTGGTGCCTTCCGAGTAGAGTGTAAGCTCCCAGGATGTCACAGGTTCGACTCTCCTATCTTCGCGCGCAATATGTCTTAAAACAACCCTCTCTAATCTCACATTCCCActcataaaattaaaaagaaaatgaaaaaagagagaaaaagaagggccTCAATTATTTGGATAAGGTATCCAGAGTTCCAGATTCACCACATCTATAATTATGCAATTGAGTTGGCCTTTCTATTTGGTTCTTATCCAATTATGCCTTTTCATGGCATTCCATAACACACATCCGTGTCCTTATCATCTCCCCCTATCTCTCTTATTCACTTTTGAAGGAAATAATCAAGCTTTCAAAAACATCTCCCCATATGTTTCAAAATGGAAACAAGACAAGcacacacccccccacccccaatctAAGTGGGACCTGATTATCTTTGTTGTACAAGCATGTCCACCGGAAGGTAACTAAATACGAAACcaaaaatgagaaaaggttGCAAATT is a window encoding:
- the LOC122664821 gene encoding uncharacterized protein LOC122664821, whose protein sequence is MHQKKSEVQIGTESSGISSDFNPTPPLLPIHQKHIHHQFHTTQSNSFPQPLSLLQIQISNPLSFSSSSSSPLYNPQSSPTSATPPSQSQSPTTAINTTTSSVTHQNQTHHNAITNPSTKTLLSTAHKRPIMNHTPSSTLSHSPTLSSLHHHNNNNHLHQSPYSPSNSSSSPASPCPSPLQISLATRAAAFRLLRHLRHVRRIRVHLRLLILFSLPSFYFFLFNPRRSFLLDFLSALAFSAALLLSINLALPRLPSIRLLLARSFPLKLSFSAASRPPAPVLWSIGSKQKSERRVDSGCAVQVYSNGDVYEGEFHKGKCSGSGVYYYYMSGRYEGDWVDEKYDGYGVETWARGSRYRGQYRQGLRHGYGVYRFYTGDVYAGEWSNGQSHGCGVHTCEDGSRYVGEFKWGVKHGLGHYHFRNGDTYAGEYFADKMHGFGVYRFANGHRYEGAWHEGRRQGLGMYTFRNGETQSGHWQNGVLDIPSTQNTHPGSPIAVNHSKVLNAVQEARRAAEKAYDVARVDDRVNKAVAAANKAANAARVAAVKAVQKRMHHNSNDDIPMPIV